In the genome of Vicia villosa cultivar HV-30 ecotype Madison, WI linkage group LG7, Vvil1.0, whole genome shotgun sequence, one region contains:
- the LOC131619111 gene encoding protein MAIN-LIKE 1-like gives MAFAERWHPETSSFHLPHGEITITLDDVACLLHIPIKGTFLGHDRLTKKEAREALIVELGAGPEDALEEVERTRSVYASSSYTYVVYMRYLSDITHFHEYNWGAATLANNYYRFGEGCWILQHFPMIIGWGEVPGYTKAMPCARVYILFSGNQVSDPYKHSFDCMAAEDIRYNRYATHRETVAWDDVALYSGWLAASSTIDVCYLPERVMR, from the exons ATGGCATTTGCAGAGAGGTGGCACCCAGAGACGTCATCATTCCATCTGCCACATGGTGAGATTACCATCACGCTTGACGACGTCGCATGCCTCCTGCATATACCTATTAAGGGAACCTTTCTTGGTCACGATAGACTAACGAAGAAGGAAGCGAGGGAGGCTCTGATTGTTGAGCTCGGGGCTGGTCCTGAGGACGcgcttgaggaggtggagaggacccGCAGCGTGTATGCGAG CTCCTCGTACACTTATGTCGTTTACATGAGGTACTTATCGGATATCACACATttccatgagtacaactggggagCGGCTACACTTGCGAACAACTACTATAGATTCGGAGAGGGAT gtTGGATATTACAACACTTTCCCATGATAATTGGCTGGGGAGAGGTTCCTGGCTACACTAAGGCCATGCCGTGTGCTAGAGTCTACATCCTCTTTAGTGGGAACCAGGTGTCGGATCCTTACAAGCACTCTTTTGATTGTATGGCTGCAGAGGACATTCGATACAACCGCTATGCTACTCACCGTGAGACAGTTGCGTGGGATGACGTTGcactatattctggatggttggctgcCAGTTCAACCATCGATGTTTGTTATCTTCCGGAGCGCGTCATGCGGTAG